In Nostoc piscinale CENA21, the genomic stretch CATTTCTGCACAAGCGATCGCACACTTTATTAGTCACAGATGCAGTAGTATCTATACCAGAAGAACCACCTGCGATCGTTCAACTCGACCCTTATCCTTTACTCTTCCACGCCAAAGAAAAAGGTTCTGATGTTGTTGCTGATAATCAAGCTAACCGCTGCAAAGGATGGCAACGCATCACTTTATTTGCTTTATACTTTCAACCCAGCGTTTTAGATGTACCCGCCTGGGGCGAAGTCTTCCGCGATGCCCTTAAAGCCCCAGAACGTTCCCGCAAAGCTTATTTTGGTTTATTTCCCTTTAAATGGCAAAATAACTGGCAAAGGTCATTTCAGGCCTTGCGCGGCGATGGGCGTTTATTTGTCGCGCCCGTTTTGCAAGCTCTCATTCTCAACCGCGCACCCAGAGAAACACTGGATTGGGCTGATAAAGTTGCTAGTTGGGATTTTCAGTGGATTATTCCCTGTCATTTTGATGCACCAATTAAAGCCCAACCGCAGCAATTTCGCCAAGCATTCTCTTTTTTAGAAAAGCAACCAGTTGCAAGTGCAGGCTTGTTTAACAGTAGTAGTTATCCTTTACCAGAGGATGATTTTAAACTTCTCCGTGATATTGATGCAGGTTTAAATCAAACTGGTATTGTCCCGCCAGCGAAGGAGAAAATTTGAGGTTGTCTTTGGTTATTAGAGACTTTTAATTAGAGGAATTATGGAATTATTTGGGGATAAGGGAGACAAGGAGGACAAGGGAGTAATGTTTCTACCCCCTCTACCTTGTCTACCTTGCCTAATAAAACTCAATACTTTCCTATCAAAAACAAATGCGATTACGCCCATTTTTCTTCGCTTCTCTCACTTTATCGCTGGCACGCTGTAAAAAAGAAACAAGGTCATTTTCATCCATAAGTTCAACAACCCCAATACTGGTGGTGAGTTGGAACTGTTGACCATTGTAGGCTGTAATAATTTCCTCACTCAGAGCGAGGCGAATTCGTTCGGCTATCTGACATCCTGTATTCAGGTCAGTGTTAGACATAACAATACAAAATTCTTCTCCACCGTAGCGTGTCACCCAATCTCCCGCTCTGATATGAGTTTTAAATACTTGTGCAGCAGTTTTTAAAGCTTGGTCACCTGTGGGAAAACCATAGGTGCGATTGACTGCACCAAAATGATCTAAATCTAAAAGTAAGATTGTGAGTTGTTGCTGATATTTATGAGCTTTTTCGATTTCACGCGCCAGTAATCTATCGAGATAGCGACGATTAAATACTTCCGTCAAACCATCAAGTTCGGCTTCGACGCGGTATTTATTGGCTAATCGACTGGCTTTCAGCACCATTTCACTAATCATCCGTTCTGCGGTGACACGAATGCGATGCTCAAAATCAGTTATGAGTTTATCTTGTCCCGAAGCATCGGCGATCGCATCAAATTCTTCAGAAGTGACAACTTGATTACGCCCTTTTTGCTTGGCTGCATATATACATTGATTAATTTCTTGCCATAATTGCTCAATCGAAGCATGTCCTAACATCGAAACCACACCAAAGGAAGCAGTGAGACGCACAGAAGACATAGCATTGGGGTTAAATTCATGAGTTTCGATTTGAGTTCTGAGAAACTCTGCAAAGGCTTTCCCTTGCTCAATACTCCCACGCATACAAATAGCAAATTTATCACCGCCTGTCCGCGCCACAATTCCTGCACCTAATGAGTACTTTTGCAGAATTTGTCCAATCTCTTGTAATATCTGATCTCCTGTAATGTGACCATAGCGATCGTTAATAAACTTAAAACGGTCAATATCTAAATAAATCAAAGATATCGGCTCAATATCTTCATTAGATGTTAAAAGATTGATTGCATAATCATTAAATTTACGAAAATTAGCAATTCCTGTTAATTTATCAAGATTAAATAAATGCTTTTGTTGATTGTGCCAAAAACTGCGCTGTAAACGTAGACCAATTTGCTGATTAATTGCATCATATTGACAGGTTTCATCTTCTGCTTCTAACCAACTAAGCGCAGCCGATTCTTGATCAATCGTATCTACTAATAATACTGTCGGTTTCCCAACAGTAGTATACAGATGTCTGACTTTATCTAGGCTTTCAACAACGCTAAAGTCGAGTACAATAACGTCAAAATCTTGCTCAAATAAGCTGGAACTATCAACCGTAATCCACTCAAAATTGAGGGGCATATTTGTTGATTCAGGTAAATCTATTGAACTACACCAAGCAACTCGAATTGCTTTCGTTTGTTCATTCATTAATTTTAAACTTTAGTAACCGATAACAGTATATAGTTAACTTAAAGTTTAACAAGTAAATTCAGCTATGACTAAAACAAGTACTGTCCTATGAAAATATACGTAGTCTGGGCATTGTTACCTCAAAGCAAATTAGCTGATTACTACATTAAAAAATCAAGTTATTTAAGCTGAAGTTACTAGCAATGAAGTTGCTGATTGTGGCTAAAGTGCTAAAAATTGAGTTGCCATTTAAGCCATCAATGTCAAATTGAATCAAAGTACTTGACTCAGATTGTATGCCTCGAATATAACCATCAGCAATGGGATCAATACCTGTGTAATTCAAATGAGTCAAGAGAGTTTGTACTGCTAAAAAATCATCGACACTGTTGAAATCTGTAATAGGATCAATACCCTCACCCTGACTGGAAAAGACGAATTTTTTACTACCAGTACCACCAGTTAGGCGATCGCTACCCACACCGCTAACCACTATATCATTACCACCAACTAGAGTGCCATTGCCATCTCGACCGTTGAGGTTGTCATTATGATCGCCACCAGACAGTTGATTATCCACTCCCGTACCTTCAAATATTGTTTGGTTGGCACTACTCAGCCCAACTATTGGGACATCAATAATAGGTACACCAACATCTTTCAATATGGCAACATTAAGTGAAGAAATATTATAGCGAAATCCTCGATAAAATTTGACACCATTCATTAAATCTCTAATCAGATTAACTCCTGGTCTAGAACCATCATTTCCTACATGAGTGATGTTACCAAAGGTCAAAGGTACAGGAGAGCCATAAACACTAGTTGCTTGTTTTCCTACAAAGAAAAAATTACTGCCATCAAAAACAACTTTTTCATCAAATGTAGATTGATAATTACCTGAAAGTGTGCCATCAAAATTATCTTTCCAGGCGTTAAAACCAAAGACATGGCCAAATTCATGAAGTAATAAAGAAACGGCATCTGTTTTATTAATGGGTACAGATGTAGTTCTTGTTACTGGGTCGGGGTCAAACCATAATTCTTTAACTAGATAATCAGGATTAAAGTTAAATTCAATGTCAGGCGTAGCACCATTAGGATCAACCCCTGTGCGAATTTCTGAGATTGCACCTGGTTCATATACTGACAAAGTGCCATTTTTATGTACAAAAGATGAAGTTAAACTTCTACCTGTCGCTGTGGGTTCGGGATTAGAAAAATTAACAATAATTTCTAAGTCGGCATTACCTGTAATATATTTGTCCCAACTAGCTCCAGCCGCTAATATATGAGATTTGATGGCAGAGTAATAGGCAGAAAATTTTCCTGATGGATCATTAAAGGTAATATTAAAATTGAGTACATCTGGATCTGATGTTTCCACAGCACTGGCGTAAGCTCCGTTAATATTGCCCAGAACTTTACTATCAATGACTTCAATTTGCCTCAATTGAAAAAAATCGCCGCTTTGCCACTGCGATCGCCTATTTTTTGTAATACTACGATTGTATTCTTTACCAAAAGCACTATCAAACAAGTTCCAGAAGTTATTTAAACTAGAAAAAGCAGACAGTTGATTTTGTGCCAACCCCAGGCCAGGATTGAATAAGTCACTCATAAATGCTCTTGGTTATGTAAGCTAAAAATTGATGACTATAAAGGTTGAAGAAGAATTATAAAAAATACTGATGATCAATTCAGTTATATTTCAGGTTTTATAAAATCAGCAATAAATACAAATTTATTTTTATCAGTAACTTCTATATTTCAAGGTTATTTTGCTAAAGAAATCATGTCTAAAAATAAACCATGCAAATCAATTTTTTAAAATTATCTCAATTTTTCACCCGCAATCCTGAATTTAGCTGTTGATATTTTAAGCTTGAGAT encodes the following:
- a CDS encoding diguanylate cyclase codes for the protein MNEQTKAIRVAWCSSIDLPESTNMPLNFEWITVDSSSLFEQDFDVIVLDFSVVESLDKVRHLYTTVGKPTVLLVDTIDQESAALSWLEAEDETCQYDAINQQIGLRLQRSFWHNQQKHLFNLDKLTGIANFRKFNDYAINLLTSNEDIEPISLIYLDIDRFKFINDRYGHITGDQILQEIGQILQKYSLGAGIVARTGGDKFAICMRGSIEQGKAFAEFLRTQIETHEFNPNAMSSVRLTASFGVVSMLGHASIEQLWQEINQCIYAAKQKGRNQVVTSEEFDAIADASGQDKLITDFEHRIRVTAERMISEMVLKASRLANKYRVEAELDGLTEVFNRRYLDRLLAREIEKAHKYQQQLTILLLDLDHFGAVNRTYGFPTGDQALKTAAQVFKTHIRAGDWVTRYGGEEFCIVMSNTDLNTGCQIAERIRLALSEEIITAYNGQQFQLTTSIGVVELMDENDLVSFLQRASDKVREAKKNGRNRICF
- a CDS encoding DUF4336 domain-containing protein — its product is MAFDERVVTEQIHPQDISWPFWPIVPLYPYSRRRTIRKEVIKDTIWTFDQLQGIFYVVVPIRMTVVRLDAGGLLVYAPVAPTKECLQMMQELVAEHGDVKYIILPTISGIEHKVFVGPFARCFANAQVFVAPNQWSFPLNLPLSWLGLPGKRTQVLPEYSSQAPFGDEFDYAILKTIDLGPGKFTEVAFLHKRSHTLLVTDAVVSIPEEPPAIVQLDPYPLLFHAKEKGSDVVADNQANRCKGWQRITLFALYFQPSVLDVPAWGEVFRDALKAPERSRKAYFGLFPFKWQNNWQRSFQALRGDGRLFVAPVLQALILNRAPRETLDWADKVASWDFQWIIPCHFDAPIKAQPQQFRQAFSFLEKQPVASAGLFNSSSYPLPEDDFKLLRDIDAGLNQTGIVPPAKEKI